Genomic DNA from Candidatus Koribacter versatilis Ellin345:
CTGAAGGACGTGACTTCGTTCGAATGGGACGAAGCCCATGTCTTCGACGACCATGCCTCACGCTCTGACATTGAAAAGGTCCTCCACGCTCCGTTTCCGCAATACAAGGAAATGTCGCCGGCTGCCGTCTTCATGAAGGATGGCAAGGTCGTCTATTCAGAGGCTGAGGCGTGGCACCTGGAGAAGGCGGCGGTGAACAGCGTCACATGGGACCCGAAGGACGTCGAACACTTTCGGAAGTATGCACGCGACGCGGAATTCATTGCAACGCGCAGGTCTTTTGAGAAGGGTTACCTGTACGAATTGAACTCGACGCGGCCCTGAGCTACTTCTTCGTGAACTTGATCTTCCGCTCCTGATCGTTCACCCGCGTAATCACGATCGTCCCATCGGCCGCGGAGACGATCTGCGCGAACTTCTCGCCCCACTCCACCAGCAACAGGCTGTTTTCCTCTGTAAGCAATTCTTCGACGCCCAGTGTATCCAGTTCACGACGCTTCTCTACGCGATAGAGATCGATGTGATAAACGTTGATCTCTTCACCGTGATACTCGTGGATGAGCGTATAGGTGGGGCTGGTAACGTCGTGCGACTCCGCAGCTTTCAGGCCCGCCGCAATTCCCTTCACCAGCGTGGTCTTGCCCGTGCCGAGGTCGCCTTGCAGCAGGACGAGGTGGAGCCCTTTGAGATCTGACGCGAGGGTCCGCCCCAGGGCGATGGTCTCTTCAGCCGAATGCGTCAGGTACTCGCGAGTGCTCATGGCTCGTCTCTAATTTAGGGGAACCCAGGGCTTCTGCAAACTCTTTTTCGCGCGCTCGAATGCCCCAGACAGGGCATGGATCAAGTCGGTGGCAATCAGGGAAATCTCACCAACCCTATCGCGGCCAAGGTCGCCGGCCATCCCGTGGAGATGTACCGCCGCAATCGCGCACAGCAGCGGATCCTGCGGATGTTGCGCCAGCAGGCCGGTGAGGATACCGGTAAGCACGTCGCCAGTGCCTCCGGTTGCCATGCCGGGATTGCCGGTGCAGTTGATCCACGTTTCTCCCGAAGGCGCGGCGATGACGGTCTTATCTCCCTTGAGCACAACGATCGTATAACGAGATGCAGCGAAGTTCTTTGCGATTCCTACGCGGTCGGCTTGGACCTCTTTCGTACTTATCCCACACAACCGCGACATCTCACCGGGGTGCGGGGTGATGATCGTGGCTGCCTTCGCATCTTTCAGAACCTCGGTTTGATCGACGAGCGCATTCAGCCCGTCGGCATCAATCACCATGGGCTTTTCGCTGGCTCGCACGAGCTCTCGTACGACCTGGATGGTCTCAGCGTTCTGCGTCAGCCCGGGTCCAATCGCAAGTACTGTCATCTTCTTCGCGAGTTCCTGAATGGCCCAAATCGCGGCTTCGCAGATCGTGCCGTCCGCGGTCTCGGCGAGCGACTCAGTCATCAACTCCGGCGCGTAGGACGCCACGCTGGTGAGCACCGACTTCGGCGTTGCCACGGTCGCGAGCCCGGCACCAGCGCGCAGACACGCCATACCCGCCATCGCCGCTGCGCCGGATTTTCCAAACGATCCCGCCACGATCAGCGCGTGGCCGTACATTCCCTTGTTGCTGTTGAGCGGCCGAGCGGCCAGCACGGCCGCATAGTCAGCCGGCGTGATTACGTTCAGACCCAGATTGCTGACAATGGCTTCGTCGGGAGAACCAATCGGTGCAACCACAGTCTTTCCGCGAACCAGATCGCCGAACACGTGAACCGGTTTGGGCGCGGTGAAAGTTACCGCTGCATCGGCGCGCGCAATCGCCTCGCCCGACTGCGGCTGCATACCGTCGGAGTCCGCTCCAGATGGCACATCCACAGCGACGATCGGCAATTTGCTCGCGTTCATCGCGGCGATTGCCTTCGCGTACAACGGCGAGACTGGTGGCTTGAATCCCGTGCCGAGCACCGCATCGAGAATCACGTCGGCTTCTGCAAACGCGCGCTGCAAATTGGATGAGATCGTCTCTTCCGATTTCACGATCGTCGCAGCGAACCCAAGCTGCCGATACATCTCCGCTGCATCGCCACGCAAGCCCTCTGGATCAGCAAGCAGCAGCACCTCGACCCCGCGGTCCATCTTATGCAGATGCCGCGCCGCTACGAAGCCATCACCGCCGTTATTTCCCTTCCCGCACACCACGGCAATGGACCTGGCCTCGGGGTAATTCTCCACAACCATCTCTGCTGCCGCGCGCCCGGCGTTCTCCATCAGCGTCAGCGACGGCACGCCGTAGCGCTCGGTCGTAATGCGATCGATGTCGCGCATTTCCTGTGCGGTGACGATCTTCATTTCGCAGCGGCCGCCTGCTCCAGGATCCTGAGCTTTTCGGGATCGCCCATCGCGATCAACGAATCGCCCGCCTGGATCACGTCGTCGGAGGTGGGATTGAAGCGCATGCCATCTTTGCGATGAATCGCGAGCACAATCACGCCGGTCTCCTGACGGATGCCCGAAGTCGCGATGGTTTTGCCTGCCAATCGCGAGCCGCTGGTCACGGGGATCTCGTCCATCTCGAGGTCCATGCCCAGGTGCCCGTGCGCGGCGTCGAAGAAGTTCATCACACCCGGTCGCATGAGTGTTTGGGCAATCCGCGATCCAGCAAACAAATACGGTGAGATCACGTTGTCCGCGCCGGCGGTGCGCAGGTGCTTCTCCGCAGAGTCCTCACTGGCGCGGGCAATGATCTTGAGGTTGGGATTCATCGCCCGTGCGGTCAGCACAATGTAGATATTTGTCGCGTCAGCAGTCGTTGCCGCGACTAACCCTTTGGCACGGGCGATGCCGGCCTCTTCCAGGGTCCGCTCCTGCGTTGCATCGCCTTCAAGGCTCAGCCAGCCCTCAGAAGCGTAGCGGTCGATCTTTTCGCGCTTGTTCTCCACGATGACGAACGGAGCGGGCTTGCGGCCAAATTCGCGCGCTACGCTGCGTCCCACTCGGCCTGCGCCGCAGATGATGTAATGGCCCGTCAGTCGCGAAATTTCGCGTTCCATACGCTTCCTTCCGAACACCGACTGAAGCTCGAATTCTAGCAAAGCCTGCGTCAGCGACCCGATGGCGAGAAACACCGTCCCCACGCCTACCAGCATGAGCACGCTATTGAAAACGCGTCCGGCGTGGGAGAGCGGATGCGTCTCCATGTAGCCGATGGTGGTGAGGGTAGTGATGGTCATGTAGAAGCCATCAAACCAGGGCCAGCCCTCGATGAAATGAAAGCCCACCATGCCGACGAGCACGATCAACACAAGCGCGGCAGCGATCAGCTTCAGATTGCGAAGTGCAGTCATCGGTCACCGCGATTGTAGTGCGCTCTGCATCCTCGACGCAGTGTCAAATTGCGGGTAAATAAGGAACCCTCCCCGAAGGGAGGGTCCTGGGGCACTACGGGGAACTTATTTCTTCTGCATCGCCTGGACCTTGCTGTGCTTGCGACCGTAAGTGAAATAGATGATGAATCCGATAAGCAACCACACCACCAGACGGATCCAGGTCACGAGCGGCAGAAACACCATCATCAGGAGCGAAGTCAGTATTCCGAGAATCGGTACCAGTGGAACCAGCGGGGTTTTGAAAGGACGAGGTAAGTCTGGGCGTCGCTTGCGCAGAATCATGATGCCCGCACACACGATCACAAATGCGAGCAGGGTTCCGATGCTAACGAGCGTACCGAGATCCCCGATTGGAATCGTGGCCCCGAAGAACGCGACGCAGATACCGACCACGATCGTCGACTTCCATGGAGTGCGCAGCTTCGGGTGGATTTCGCCCGCCCATTTCCAGAGCAAGCCATCATGCGCCATGGAATAGAACACGCGCGATTGGCCGAGCAACATCACCAACATCACCGTGCTCAGCCCAGCGAGAGCTCCGGCATTCACAATGTAGCTACCCCATTTTCTGCCGGTCTCGCGGATCGCCAGCGAAACGGGCGCGCCGATGTTCAGGCGGTCGTAGTGCACCACGCCAGTCAGTAATCCGGATACGAGAATGTAGAGAACGGTGCAGATAATCAGTGAGCCGAGAATGCCGATCGGCATATCGCGCTGCGGGTTCTTCGCTTCTTGCGCCGCCGTTGAAACGGCGTCGAACCCGATGTAGGCGAAGAAGACCACGCCAGCGGCACGAATAACGCCTGCCCAGCCGAAAGCGAGGAAGGGATGCCAGTTGGCCTGGGCAACCGTTGGATTCTTGATGACGAACGCGCCGGCTACTCCGATAAACACGAGCACAGCGAACAACTTCACAAACACGACGCCGGTATTGAAATTCGCTGATTCTTTAATGCCAATCACAAGCAGAGTCGTAACCGCGAGAATTGCAAGGAACGCGATGAGATTGAAAATGCAAACCACGTTCGGCAGCGTGTGGTAGTCGATATGAGCGGTATCAAGTACCGACTGCACCGTCGCCAACGGGGACCACCGTCCCTGGTATTGCACCCAAATCGAGCCGTGCACATCGCAAATACGCGGCGGCAAACTCACTCCATAGTCCTGCAGGAACGCAACCAGCGTGCTACTCCATCCGGAGGCCACGGTGGCAGCACCGAACGCGTATTCCAGCACCAAATCCCAGCCGATGATCCACGCGAAAATCTCGCCCAGCGTCGCGTAACCGTAGGTGTACGCCGATCCGGCGATTGGAATGAGGGACGCAAATTCCGCATAACACAAGCCGGCAAATACGCAGGCGATGCCGGCAAGAATGTACGAAAAGACGATGGCGGGACCGGCAAACTGCGCGGCCGCTGCACCCGTGAGCACAAAAATGCCGGCGCCGATAATTGCGCCGACGCCCAGCATCATAAGATTCACCGGGCCGAGGGCACGCTTCAAGCTGTGCTCACCCGTTTCAGACGCTTCCGACATCAGCACATCAAGTGGTTTTGTTGCGAGTAGATCCATTCGCAGAGTATCTCCTATGAGGACCTGAACTACGCGGTCGCCCGGTTCACGCGCGACCAGATGAAATACACGGGAATTCCCAACAGCACGATGATCAGCCCCGGCCACGTGTACTGGGGCTTGTAAAGCAACAAGACTATATCAATGAAGAGCGCCATCAAAATATAGATAGCCGGCAATATCGGATAACCAATCGCCCGATAGGGGCGCGGCACATCCGGCTTTTTCAAGCGCAGCACGAACAGCGCAACGATCGTCAGGATGTAGAAGATCAGCACCGCGAAGACGATGTAATCGAGCAACTGCCCGTAACTGCCCGACACGCACAGGATGCAGCACCAGATGCATTGCACGAACAGCGACGCCGCTGGCGTCTTGTGTTCCGGATGCAGCTTGCCGGCGCTCTTGAAGAAGAGCCCATCCTTGGCCATCGCGTAATAAACGCGCGCGCCGGAGAGAATCAGCCCATTGTTGCAGCCGAAGGTCGAGATCAGGATCAGTACTGCCATGATCGCCGCGCCCGCCGCGCCGAAGATCTGCTGCATGACAGCAGTGGCGACGCGGTCTTCCGTCGCATGCTGGATACCGCGAGCGAGAACCGTGGTTCCGTTCGGATCGCCGACCATCGGCAGCACCAGCAGGTAAACAAAGTTTGCGAGGCAGTAGAGCAGGATCACTGCGCCGGTGCCGATGGCGAGCGACAGCGGCAGATTGCGCTGAGGATTCTTCACTTCGCCGGCG
This window encodes:
- the tsaE gene encoding tRNA (adenosine(37)-N6)-threonylcarbamoyltransferase complex ATPase subunit type 1 TsaE, translated to MSTREYLTHSAEETIALGRTLASDLKGLHLVLLQGDLGTGKTTLVKGIAAGLKAAESHDVTSPTYTLIHEYHGEEINVYHIDLYRVEKRRELDTLGVEELLTEENSLLLVEWGEKFAQIVSAADGTIVITRVNDQERKIKFTKK
- a CDS encoding bifunctional ADP-dependent NAD(P)H-hydrate dehydratase/NAD(P)H-hydrate epimerase, with the translated sequence MKIVTAQEMRDIDRITTERYGVPSLTLMENAGRAAAEMVVENYPEARSIAVVCGKGNNGGDGFVAARHLHKMDRGVEVLLLADPEGLRGDAAEMYRQLGFAATIVKSEETISSNLQRAFAEADVILDAVLGTGFKPPVSPLYAKAIAAMNASKLPIVAVDVPSGADSDGMQPQSGEAIARADAAVTFTAPKPVHVFGDLVRGKTVVAPIGSPDEAIVSNLGLNVITPADYAAVLAARPLNSNKGMYGHALIVAGSFGKSGAAAMAGMACLRAGAGLATVATPKSVLTSVASYAPELMTESLAETADGTICEAAIWAIQELAKKMTVLAIGPGLTQNAETIQVVRELVRASEKPMVIDADGLNALVDQTEVLKDAKAATIITPHPGEMSRLCGISTKEVQADRVGIAKNFAASRYTIVVLKGDKTVIAAPSGETWINCTGNPGMATGGTGDVLTGILTGLLAQHPQDPLLCAIAAVHLHGMAGDLGRDRVGEISLIATDLIHALSGAFERAKKSLQKPWVPLN
- a CDS encoding potassium channel family protein → MTALRNLKLIAAALVLIVLVGMVGFHFIEGWPWFDGFYMTITTLTTIGYMETHPLSHAGRVFNSVLMLVGVGTVFLAIGSLTQALLEFELQSVFGRKRMEREISRLTGHYIICGAGRVGRSVAREFGRKPAPFVIVENKREKIDRYASEGWLSLEGDATQERTLEEAGIARAKGLVAATTADATNIYIVLTARAMNPNLKIIARASEDSAEKHLRTAGADNVISPYLFAGSRIAQTLMRPGVMNFFDAAHGHLGMDLEMDEIPVTSGSRLAGKTIATSGIRQETGVIVLAIHRKDGMRFNPTSDDVIQAGDSLIAMGDPEKLRILEQAAAAK
- a CDS encoding amino acid permease; the encoded protein is MDLLATKPLDVLMSEASETGEHSLKRALGPVNLMMLGVGAIIGAGIFVLTGAAAAQFAGPAIVFSYILAGIACVFAGLCYAEFASLIPIAGSAYTYGYATLGEIFAWIIGWDLVLEYAFGAATVASGWSSTLVAFLQDYGVSLPPRICDVHGSIWVQYQGRWSPLATVQSVLDTAHIDYHTLPNVVCIFNLIAFLAILAVTTLLVIGIKESANFNTGVVFVKLFAVLVFIGVAGAFVIKNPTVAQANWHPFLAFGWAGVIRAAGVVFFAYIGFDAVSTAAQEAKNPQRDMPIGILGSLIICTVLYILVSGLLTGVVHYDRLNIGAPVSLAIRETGRKWGSYIVNAGALAGLSTVMLVMLLGQSRVFYSMAHDGLLWKWAGEIHPKLRTPWKSTIVVGICVAFFGATIPIGDLGTLVSIGTLLAFVIVCAGIMILRKRRPDLPRPFKTPLVPLVPILGILTSLLMMVFLPLVTWIRLVVWLLIGFIIYFTYGRKHSKVQAMQKK